Proteins encoded in a region of the Gallalistipes aquisgranensis genome:
- a CDS encoding DUF1273 domain-containing protein, whose protein sequence is MTDPRLHTVAFSGHRTFKMSGDDLFSPSAGEGRPADTLALRLDRQLERLHREGYDTFLCGMAEGFDLEAAEAVLRLRDRTAGEPDSVPHAPETESTPGTVRLIAVIPYARQAAQFSPADRTRYEAVLERADERILLSPVYHAGCFHVRNDYLVDHASLLLCYYNGTQGGTRYTVRRALKAGLPVVNLYP, encoded by the coding sequence ATGACCGATCCCCGTCTCCATACGGTCGCCTTTTCCGGACACCGGACGTTCAAAATGAGCGGCGACGACCTGTTCTCCCCTTCGGCCGGGGAAGGGAGGCCGGCCGACACGCTGGCCCTCCGCCTCGACCGCCAGCTCGAACGGCTTCACCGCGAAGGATACGACACGTTCCTCTGCGGCATGGCCGAAGGTTTCGACCTGGAGGCCGCCGAAGCCGTCCTCCGTCTCAGGGACCGGACGGCCGGAGAACCGGACAGTGTTCCCCACGCCCCGGAAACGGAAAGCACACCGGGTACGGTGCGGCTGATCGCCGTCATTCCCTATGCCCGGCAGGCGGCGCAATTCTCCCCCGCCGACCGGACCCGGTACGAAGCCGTACTGGAACGGGCCGACGAACGCATCCTGCTTTCGCCCGTTTACCACGCGGGTTGCTTCCACGTCCGCAACGACTATCTGGTGGACCATGCCTCCCTGCTCCTGTGCTACTACAACGGCACGCAGGGCGGCACCCGCTACACCGTGCGCCGGGCCCTGAAAGCGGGTCTGCCCGTGGTCAACCTCTATCCCTGA
- a CDS encoding helix-turn-helix domain-containing protein translates to MTEPTGVKIKQLREAANLSQEELAKAAGIASSQVELIENGKVIPTLSCLIKLCRSMGVRLGTVLDGAEHPGPALSKRQEQKPRTVSLSCDSAGDRSNLNFYALAAGKSDRNMEPYIIEVEWIPENEEKKSQHEGEEFIYVMSGKVELRYGTDTYTLEEGDSIYYDSIVPHCISAAKPDTQAKVLAVTYIPY, encoded by the coding sequence ATGACCGAACCGACAGGAGTAAAGATCAAACAGCTCAGAGAAGCGGCGAACCTTTCGCAGGAAGAGCTGGCGAAAGCGGCCGGCATCGCCTCCTCGCAGGTGGAACTGATCGAAAACGGGAAGGTGATCCCCACCCTCTCGTGTCTGATAAAACTGTGCCGCAGCATGGGCGTGCGGCTGGGCACCGTGCTCGACGGCGCGGAACACCCCGGGCCCGCCCTTTCCAAGAGGCAGGAACAGAAGCCCCGCACCGTGAGCCTCTCGTGCGACAGCGCCGGAGACCGCAGCAACCTCAATTTCTACGCCCTGGCCGCCGGCAAGAGCGACCGCAACATGGAGCCCTACATCATCGAGGTGGAGTGGATTCCCGAAAACGAGGAAAAGAAGTCGCAGCACGAGGGCGAGGAGTTCATCTACGTGATGAGCGGAAAGGTGGAACTGCGCTACGGCACGGACACCTACACGCTGGAGGAGGGAGACAGCATCTACTACGATTCGATCGTGCCCCACTGCATTTCGGCGGCAAAACCGGACACGCAGGCGAAAGTTCTGGCCGTAACCTATATTCCGTATTGA
- a CDS encoding NADH peroxidase — MKKFRCTVCGYIHEGDAAPEKCPQCGVPASKFVEVEETEGALTFVDEHVIGVAKGVDAEVLEGLKAHFTGECTEVGMYLAMSRQADREGYPEVAEAFKRYAWEEAEHAAKFAELLGEVVWDTKTNLKKRMEAEAGACEDKKRIATLAKKLNLDAIHDTVHEMCKDEARHGKGFEGLYNRYFK, encoded by the coding sequence ATGAAAAAATTCAGATGTACGGTTTGCGGTTACATTCACGAAGGTGACGCCGCTCCCGAGAAGTGTCCCCAGTGCGGTGTGCCCGCGTCGAAATTCGTAGAGGTGGAGGAGACCGAAGGTGCCCTGACCTTCGTGGACGAGCATGTGATCGGCGTGGCCAAAGGCGTGGATGCCGAGGTGCTGGAGGGTCTGAAGGCCCACTTCACCGGTGAGTGCACCGAGGTCGGTATGTATCTGGCCATGAGCCGTCAGGCCGATCGTGAAGGGTATCCCGAAGTGGCCGAGGCTTTCAAGCGTTACGCCTGGGAAGAGGCCGAACATGCCGCCAAGTTCGCCGAGCTGCTGGGCGAGGTGGTTTGGGATACCAAGACCAACCTCAAGAAGCGTATGGAGGCTGAGGCCGGTGCCTGCGAGGACAAGAAGCGGATCGCCACGCTGGCCAAGAAGCTCAATCTGGACGCTATCCACGACACCGTGCACGAGATGTGCAAGGACGAGGCCCGTCACGGTAAAGGTTTCGAGGGACTGTACAACCGTTATTTCAAGTAG
- a CDS encoding AMP-binding protein encodes MEQELKDYTLGGLLEGWAASQPDHEFMVYSDRGLRFSYAEFNERVDNLAKGLLSIGVKKGDKVGVWAKNVPDWLTFMFATSKIGAVLVTVNTNYKSAEVKYIMQNADIHTMCMVNGYRDSDYVQMIYDLVPELRTQERGHLKSETFPELRNVVYIGQEKQRGMYNTAELIMVGAHTDSAELRRIHAGIDTHDELMMQYTSGTTGFPKGVVLTHHNILNNGWDIGECMEYTKDDKLLVCVPLFHCFGCVLALCAVITHGATMVMVEDFDPLKVLASVHKERCTLLYGVPTMFIAELNHPMFDMFDLTSLRTGIMAGAVCPIETMNEVMERMHCKVISVYGLTESSPGMTATRVSESTEIRATTVGRHLPHVEVKVLDPETNRECPVGVQGEMCCRGYNIMKGYYKNPEATAAVIDENGFLHSGDLGVMDEEGYFRITGRIKEMIIRGGENIYPREIENFLHNIPGIENVEVVGIPSPKYGEQVGAFIKMKKGEKMTEEEVQLFCRGNIARYKIPKYIFFVDEFPMTASGKIQKFRLKDLGVELLGKAGIEIV; translated from the coding sequence ATGGAACAGGAACTGAAGGACTACACGCTGGGCGGACTGCTCGAAGGCTGGGCGGCCTCACAGCCCGACCACGAATTCATGGTCTATTCCGACCGCGGGCTGCGTTTCAGCTACGCGGAATTCAACGAACGGGTGGACAACCTGGCCAAGGGGCTGCTCTCGATCGGCGTGAAAAAGGGCGACAAGGTGGGCGTATGGGCCAAGAACGTGCCCGACTGGCTCACGTTCATGTTCGCCACCTCGAAGATCGGCGCCGTCCTGGTGACCGTCAACACGAACTACAAGTCGGCCGAGGTGAAGTATATCATGCAGAACGCCGACATTCACACGATGTGCATGGTGAACGGTTACCGCGACAGCGACTACGTGCAAATGATCTACGACCTGGTGCCGGAACTGCGCACCCAGGAGCGGGGCCACCTGAAAAGCGAGACGTTCCCCGAACTGCGCAACGTGGTCTACATCGGGCAGGAGAAGCAGCGGGGCATGTACAACACGGCCGAGCTCATCATGGTCGGCGCCCACACCGATTCGGCCGAGCTGCGCCGGATACACGCCGGCATCGACACCCACGACGAGCTGATGATGCAGTACACCTCGGGCACCACCGGGTTTCCGAAGGGTGTGGTGCTCACCCACCACAACATCCTCAACAACGGATGGGACATCGGCGAGTGCATGGAGTACACGAAGGACGACAAACTGCTGGTATGCGTACCGCTGTTCCACTGTTTCGGATGCGTGCTGGCGCTCTGCGCCGTCATCACCCACGGGGCCACGATGGTGATGGTCGAGGACTTCGACCCGCTCAAGGTGCTGGCCTCCGTACACAAGGAGCGGTGCACGCTGCTCTACGGCGTGCCCACCATGTTCATCGCAGAGTTGAACCACCCGATGTTCGACATGTTCGACCTGACGAGCCTGCGCACCGGCATCATGGCCGGGGCCGTGTGTCCGATCGAGACGATGAACGAGGTGATGGAACGGATGCACTGCAAGGTGATCTCGGTCTACGGTCTCACGGAAAGTTCGCCGGGCATGACCGCCACGCGGGTGAGCGAATCGACCGAAATCCGCGCCACGACCGTCGGACGCCATCTGCCCCATGTGGAGGTGAAGGTGCTCGACCCGGAGACCAACCGGGAGTGTCCCGTGGGCGTGCAGGGCGAAATGTGCTGCCGGGGCTACAACATCATGAAGGGATACTACAAGAACCCCGAGGCCACGGCCGCCGTGATCGACGAGAACGGATTCCTCCACTCGGGCGACCTGGGCGTGATGGACGAAGAGGGTTATTTCCGCATCACGGGCCGCATCAAGGAGATGATCATCCGGGGCGGGGAAAACATCTATCCGCGGGAGATCGAGAACTTCCTGCACAACATCCCCGGCATCGAGAACGTCGAGGTGGTGGGCATCCCCTCCCCGAAATACGGGGAACAGGTGGGGGCCTTCATCAAGATGAAGAAAGGAGAGAAGATGACCGAAGAGGAGGTACAGCTCTTCTGCCGGGGCAACATCGCTCGGTACAAGATTCCGAAATACATCTTCTTCGTGGACGAATTCCCGATGACGGCCAGCGGCAAGATCCAGAAATTCCGGCTCAAGGACCTGGGGGTCGAACTGCTCGGAAAGGCGGGCATCGAAATCGTATAG
- the proB gene encoding glutamate 5-kinase, with translation MRQSNYRRIVVKVGSNVLTRADATLDVTRISALVDQLAELHRAGVEVVLVSSGAVASGRSELRGLARKLDSVSARQLFSAVGQAKLVNRYYDLFRDQQIVCGQVLTTKESLSTRGHYLNQRNCMRVMLDHGVIPIVNENDTISVSELMFTDNDELSGMISTMMGAEALIILSNIDGVYNGNPADPASSVIREIRPEERDISAYVQARGSQFGRGGMLTKSRIAAKVADEGVEVIIANGRRDGILTDLVLGGEQAAEVVCTRYVPSSHPIPAVRKWIAHSEGFAKGEIHINEGALEALLQPKATSLLPVGVERIEGDFEKDDIVRIVAPSGEVIGVGRVSADSARARQSAGRKGGRPLIHYDYLYLE, from the coding sequence ATGCGACAGTCCAATTATAGACGGATCGTGGTCAAGGTGGGCAGCAACGTGCTCACCCGGGCCGATGCCACGCTCGACGTGACGCGCATTTCGGCGCTGGTAGACCAGCTGGCCGAGCTGCACCGTGCCGGGGTGGAGGTGGTGCTGGTGTCGTCGGGAGCCGTGGCTTCCGGGCGGAGCGAGCTGAGGGGCCTTGCGCGGAAACTCGATTCCGTGTCGGCCCGCCAGCTCTTTTCGGCCGTGGGGCAGGCGAAACTGGTGAACCGCTACTACGACCTGTTCCGCGATCAGCAGATCGTCTGCGGCCAGGTGCTAACCACCAAGGAGAGCCTCTCCACGCGCGGGCACTACCTCAACCAGCGCAACTGTATGCGGGTGATGCTCGACCACGGGGTGATCCCGATCGTCAACGAGAACGACACGATTTCGGTGAGCGAGCTGATGTTCACCGACAACGACGAACTTTCCGGCATGATCTCCACCATGATGGGGGCCGAGGCGCTCATCATCCTGAGCAATATCGACGGGGTGTACAACGGCAATCCTGCCGATCCTGCCTCCTCGGTGATCCGCGAAATCCGCCCCGAGGAGCGCGACATTTCCGCCTACGTGCAGGCCCGGGGGTCGCAGTTCGGGCGGGGAGGGATGCTCACCAAGAGCCGTATCGCCGCCAAAGTGGCCGACGAGGGCGTGGAGGTGATCATCGCCAACGGTCGCCGGGACGGCATCCTCACCGATCTGGTGCTGGGCGGGGAGCAGGCCGCTGAGGTGGTCTGCACGCGCTATGTCCCTTCGTCGCACCCCATTCCGGCCGTGCGCAAATGGATCGCCCACTCCGAAGGGTTCGCCAAGGGTGAAATACACATCAACGAGGGGGCGCTCGAAGCGTTGCTGCAACCCAAGGCCACGAGCCTGCTGCCCGTGGGCGTGGAGCGGATCGAAGGGGATTTCGAGAAGGACGACATCGTCCGGATCGTGGCCCCGTCGGGCGAGGTGATCGGCGTGGGCCGCGTGTCGGCCGACAGCGCCCGGGCCCGCCAGTCGGCCGGCCGCAAGGGAGGCAGGCCCCTCATACATTACGATTATCTCTATCTGGAATAG
- a CDS encoding DMT family protein produces MKALMTIGLLVVSNIFMTFAWYGHLKFRTMKWFDALPLIGVIVISWGIAFFEYCFQVPANRIGFRENGGPFSLIELKVLQEVISLSVFTLFAVVVFRTETFRLNHLISFGFLILAVFFAFKK; encoded by the coding sequence ATGAAAGCTCTGATGACCATCGGCCTGCTGGTCGTTTCGAATATCTTTATGACCTTTGCGTGGTACGGCCACTTGAAGTTCCGTACGATGAAGTGGTTCGACGCCCTGCCGCTGATCGGCGTGATCGTCATCAGTTGGGGAATCGCCTTTTTCGAATACTGTTTCCAGGTGCCTGCCAACCGGATCGGTTTCCGTGAGAACGGAGGACCCTTTTCGCTGATCGAACTCAAGGTGTTGCAGGAGGTGATCTCCCTGTCGGTCTTCACCCTCTTTGCCGTCGTGGTGTTCCGCACCGAGACGTTTCGGCTCAATCACCTGATTTCATTCGGTTTTCTGATTCTGGCCGTCTTTTTCGCCTTCAAAAAGTAA
- a CDS encoding pyrroline-5-carboxylate reductase family protein has translation MKIAVIGGGNMGGAVASGAVAAGVVAPGDVAVSHARPLLLENLKKLGAEIVLTNDNREAVKGVDLVIAAVKPWLMEGVLAEIAPVLDRSRQAVASVAAGISFGTLADYLRCGELGAVGLYRVIPNTAISLGESMTFLAKEGTSAAQDEAMLRLFGALGRVTEVTEEQMTGCTALASCGIAYIFRYIDAAVRGGERMGIPRSEGLPIVMQTVRGALAMLERNGTQPQAEIDKVTTPGGITLKGLEAMEGAGFSEAVIAGLLASK, from the coding sequence ATGAAAATTGCTGTCATAGGCGGAGGAAACATGGGCGGGGCGGTCGCTTCGGGTGCCGTTGCCGCGGGCGTGGTGGCCCCGGGCGATGTGGCCGTGTCGCACGCACGTCCCCTGCTGCTCGAAAACCTGAAAAAGCTGGGGGCGGAGATCGTCCTCACGAACGACAACCGCGAGGCGGTGAAGGGGGTCGACCTGGTGATCGCGGCCGTCAAGCCGTGGCTGATGGAGGGAGTGCTGGCCGAAATCGCTCCGGTGCTCGACCGCAGCCGCCAGGCCGTGGCTTCGGTGGCGGCGGGAATCTCTTTCGGCACGCTGGCGGATTATCTCCGCTGCGGGGAACTGGGGGCCGTGGGGCTCTACCGGGTCATTCCCAATACGGCCATCTCGCTGGGCGAGAGCATGACTTTCCTGGCCAAGGAGGGTACGTCGGCCGCGCAGGACGAGGCCATGCTGCGCCTGTTCGGGGCGCTGGGCCGGGTGACGGAGGTGACCGAAGAGCAGATGACGGGCTGCACGGCGCTGGCTTCGTGCGGCATCGCCTATATTTTCCGGTATATCGACGCGGCCGTGCGGGGCGGCGAACGGATGGGCATACCCCGCAGCGAGGGGCTTCCCATCGTGATGCAGACCGTGCGCGGGGCGCTGGCCATGCTGGAGCGCAACGGCACGCAGCCCCAGGCCGAGATCGACAAGGTGACCACCCCGGGCGGCATCACGCTCAAGGGGCTCGAAGCGATGGAGGGGGCCGGTTTTTCGGAGGCCGTCATCGCGGGTCTGCTGGCCAGTAAATAG
- a CDS encoding glutamate-5-semialdehyde dehydrogenase, with protein sequence MNLNPIFESAREAGRKLNLLSAEKKDAVLRAVADEAEARTEELLAANRRDLERMDPADPMYDRLKLTAARIAGIAADMRNVASLPSPLGEVLGRTTRPNGMTIEKVRVPFGVVGVIYEARPNVSFDVFGLCFKTGNASVLKGGHDARCSNEAIVGLIRGVLSREGIDPAAATLLPADREATAALLGAQGYVDLLIPRGSSSLIRYVRENARIPVIETGAGICHTYFDRAGDTEKGARIVCNAKTRRVSVCNALDCLIVHADRLGDLPALCGAMADRNVIVYADPRAYDALEGHYPGRLLEHATQESFGTEFLDYKMAVRTVDSLEEALEHIGRYSSGHSEAIVTEDGEAAREFRLRVDAACVYVNVSTAFTDGAQFGLGAEIGISTQKLHARGPMALAELTSYKYLITGDGQTRE encoded by the coding sequence ATGAATCTGAACCCGATATTCGAAAGTGCCCGCGAGGCGGGCCGGAAACTGAACCTGCTCTCTGCGGAAAAAAAGGATGCCGTGCTGCGGGCCGTGGCCGACGAGGCCGAGGCACGCACGGAGGAGCTGCTCGCCGCCAACCGGCGCGACCTGGAGCGGATGGACCCGGCCGATCCCATGTACGACCGGCTGAAACTGACGGCCGCACGGATCGCGGGAATCGCCGCCGACATGCGCAATGTGGCTTCGCTTCCCTCGCCGCTGGGCGAGGTGCTCGGACGGACGACCCGCCCCAACGGCATGACCATCGAGAAGGTGCGCGTGCCCTTCGGCGTGGTGGGGGTGATCTACGAGGCGCGTCCCAACGTCAGTTTCGACGTTTTCGGGCTCTGCTTCAAAACGGGCAACGCCTCCGTGCTCAAAGGAGGACATGACGCCCGCTGCTCCAACGAGGCGATCGTGGGGCTGATCCGCGGCGTGCTCTCCCGTGAGGGGATCGACCCCGCGGCGGCGACGCTTCTTCCTGCCGACCGGGAGGCTACGGCGGCCCTGCTCGGGGCGCAGGGGTACGTGGACCTGCTGATTCCCCGGGGAAGTTCTTCGCTGATCCGCTACGTGCGGGAGAATGCCCGGATTCCGGTGATCGAGACCGGTGCGGGTATCTGCCACACCTATTTCGACCGGGCCGGCGATACGGAAAAGGGCGCGCGGATCGTCTGCAACGCCAAGACGCGCCGCGTGAGTGTCTGCAATGCGCTCGACTGTCTGATCGTCCATGCCGACCGCCTGGGCGACCTGCCGGCCCTGTGCGGGGCGATGGCGGACAGGAACGTGATCGTCTATGCCGATCCCCGGGCTTATGACGCGCTGGAGGGGCATTATCCCGGCCGCCTGCTGGAACATGCCACGCAGGAGAGTTTCGGCACGGAATTCCTTGACTACAAGATGGCCGTGCGCACGGTGGATTCGCTGGAGGAGGCGCTGGAGCACATCGGGCGCTATTCGTCGGGACACAGCGAGGCGATTGTCACCGAGGACGGGGAGGCCGCACGGGAGTTCCGTCTGCGGGTGGATGCCGCCTGCGTCTATGTCAACGTCTCGACCGCCTTTACGGACGGAGCCCAGTTCGGGCTGGGGGCCGAAATCGGTATCAGCACCCAGAAGCTCCATGCCCGAGGGCCGATGGCTCTGGCCGAGCTCACCAGTTACAAGTATCTGATTACGGGCGACGGGCAGACGCGGGAGTGA
- a CDS encoding HRDC domain-containing protein: MTPNPQLDLAFEFLESTGTNLFLTGRAGTGKTTFLHEVRRRTPKRMIVVAPTGVAAIHAGGVTMHSFFQLPFGPYVPDTQRTQDGRQMEHARYSRNKIAILRSIDLLVIDEISMVRADTLDAVDAVLRRFRDRERPFGGVQLLMIGDVQQLAPVVKDEEWNLLRNHYASPFFFDSRALRQTPYLSIELQHVYRQQDEGFLALLNAVRDNTLSPDDLARLNSRCRPGFEPGEGCITLTSHNHTAREINARRLAALPGPARTFTATVEGDFPEYSFPTDPELELREGAQVMFTKNDASPEKRYYNGLIGTVTEIGDERIVVAPSDGGDPIEVEEAEWTNTKYTLDEQTREITESVEGRFIQYPLKTAWAITIHKSQGLTFEQVAIDATDAFSAGQVYVALSRCKTLEGIHLLSPLPMRAIIRDRTVEAFTRRVEDNRPGTAELARHRKEYYLSLLDELFDYGPVNRTLRHLKRVLTEHLNKLYPRLIQRWEEFSPRFVEEVLEVSEKFRRQLARLGDGAGDDYARDPQLAERIAKGTEYFTGKTRELILPLLALSRVEIDNKETRKAVGEALTRANEPLAVKLAVLDRAAGGFTISGYLQARAEAVAGESTAPKQRTPKPAAERRERPKKERAAKDTLPGLPEEATAAEDGEDILHPGLFDLLREWRREEARSQGVPAYIVLKQKALIGIANTVPSDRRALSRIAGIGPRFIERYADAVLALTAEYREENTEEA; the protein is encoded by the coding sequence ATGACACCCAATCCCCAGCTGGACCTGGCTTTCGAATTTCTGGAATCGACGGGAACCAACCTGTTCCTGACGGGCCGTGCCGGCACGGGCAAGACCACATTTCTCCACGAGGTGCGCCGTCGCACCCCGAAACGGATGATCGTCGTCGCTCCTACGGGAGTGGCGGCCATCCATGCGGGCGGCGTGACGATGCACTCCTTTTTCCAGTTGCCGTTCGGCCCTTACGTGCCCGACACGCAGCGGACGCAGGATGGCCGGCAGATGGAGCACGCCCGCTATTCGCGCAACAAGATCGCCATCCTGCGTAGCATCGACCTGCTGGTGATCGACGAGATCAGCATGGTGCGGGCCGACACGCTCGACGCCGTGGATGCCGTCCTGCGCCGTTTCCGTGACCGGGAACGTCCCTTCGGCGGCGTGCAGCTGCTGATGATCGGCGACGTGCAGCAGCTGGCCCCCGTGGTGAAGGATGAGGAGTGGAACCTGCTCCGCAACCACTATGCCTCGCCCTTCTTTTTCGACAGCCGGGCCCTGCGGCAGACGCCCTACCTGAGCATCGAGCTCCAACACGTCTACCGCCAGCAGGACGAGGGATTTCTCGCCCTGCTCAACGCCGTGCGCGACAACACCCTCTCACCCGACGACCTGGCCCGCCTCAACTCCCGCTGCCGACCCGGTTTCGAGCCCGGCGAGGGCTGCATCACCCTCACTTCGCACAACCACACCGCCCGCGAAATCAACGCCCGCCGGCTGGCCGCCCTCCCGGGTCCGGCCCGCACCTTCACGGCCACCGTCGAGGGCGATTTTCCCGAATACTCCTTTCCCACCGATCCCGAACTGGAACTGCGCGAAGGGGCCCAGGTCATGTTCACCAAAAACGACGCCTCGCCCGAAAAACGCTACTACAACGGACTGATCGGCACGGTCACGGAGATCGGCGACGAACGTATCGTCGTCGCGCCCTCCGACGGCGGCGACCCGATCGAGGTGGAGGAGGCCGAATGGACCAACACGAAGTACACGCTCGACGAGCAGACCCGTGAAATCACCGAGAGCGTCGAGGGCCGCTTCATCCAATACCCGCTGAAAACGGCGTGGGCCATCACGATCCACAAGAGCCAGGGGCTCACCTTCGAACAGGTGGCCATCGACGCCACCGACGCCTTCAGCGCCGGGCAGGTCTACGTGGCCCTCAGCCGCTGCAAGACGCTCGAGGGCATCCACCTGCTCTCGCCGCTGCCCATGCGGGCCATCATCCGCGACCGCACCGTGGAGGCGTTCACCCGCAGGGTCGAAGATAACCGGCCCGGAACGGCGGAACTGGCCCGCCACCGCAAGGAGTACTACCTCTCCCTGCTGGACGAACTGTTCGACTACGGCCCGGTCAACCGCACCCTGCGCCATCTGAAACGAGTGCTCACCGAGCATCTCAACAAACTCTATCCCCGGTTGATCCAGCGTTGGGAGGAGTTCTCGCCCCGGTTCGTGGAAGAGGTCCTAGAGGTGAGCGAGAAGTTCCGCCGCCAGCTCGCCCGGCTGGGCGACGGGGCCGGAGACGACTACGCCCGCGACCCGCAACTGGCCGAACGGATCGCCAAGGGCACGGAATACTTCACGGGAAAGACCCGGGAACTGATCCTTCCGCTGCTCGCCCTGAGCCGGGTGGAGATCGACAACAAAGAGACCCGCAAAGCGGTCGGGGAGGCCCTCACACGGGCCAACGAACCGCTGGCCGTCAAACTGGCCGTACTCGACCGCGCCGCCGGGGGATTCACCATATCCGGATACCTGCAGGCCCGTGCCGAAGCCGTGGCGGGCGAAAGCACGGCCCCGAAACAGCGCACCCCGAAACCGGCCGCCGAACGCAGGGAAAGACCGAAAAAGGAGCGTGCGGCGAAAGATACCCTGCCCGGTCTGCCGGAGGAGGCGACCGCCGCGGAGGATGGAGAGGACATTCTCCACCCCGGCCTGTTCGACCTGCTGCGCGAATGGCGCCGCGAAGAGGCCCGCAGCCAGGGCGTTCCCGCCTACATCGTCCTGAAGCAGAAGGCGCTCATCGGAATCGCCAACACCGTTCCCTCCGACCGCCGAGCCCTCTCCCGGATCGCAGGGATCGGTCCCCGCTTCATCGAACGCTACGCCGACGCGGTTCTCGCCCTGACCGCCGAATACCGGGAAGAAAACACCGAAGAGGCATGA
- a CDS encoding NUDIX hydrolase: MEKKEKRSRFITGREESGWKVLSSEYLFRRPWLTVRRECLQLPNGNRVPEYYVLEYPDWVNTIAVTREGQFVMIRQFRNGLGVTAYELCAGVCEKEDASPLVSAQRELWEETGYGGGHWREFMTISANPGSQNNLTHCFLATDVERISDQHLEATESISVHLLSLDEVKELLLADAIPQALNAAPLWKYMAENKLM; the protein is encoded by the coding sequence ATGGAAAAGAAGGAGAAAAGGTCCCGGTTCATTACCGGGCGGGAGGAATCGGGATGGAAGGTGCTCTCCAGCGAGTACCTTTTCCGCCGTCCGTGGCTGACGGTGCGCCGGGAATGTCTGCAACTGCCCAACGGCAACCGCGTGCCGGAGTATTACGTGCTGGAGTATCCCGACTGGGTGAATACGATCGCCGTCACGCGCGAGGGGCAGTTCGTGATGATCCGCCAGTTCCGCAACGGACTGGGGGTGACGGCCTACGAACTTTGCGCCGGCGTGTGCGAGAAGGAGGACGCCTCGCCGCTGGTCTCGGCGCAGCGGGAGCTGTGGGAGGAGACGGGCTACGGCGGGGGACACTGGCGGGAGTTCATGACGATTTCGGCCAATCCCGGTTCGCAGAACAACCTGACCCACTGTTTTCTGGCTACGGATGTCGAGCGGATTTCCGATCAGCACCTCGAGGCGACCGAGTCGATCTCGGTCCATCTGCTCTCGCTCGACGAGGTGAAGGAGCTCCTGCTCGCCGACGCCATACCCCAGGCGCTGAACGCCGCCCCGCTCTGGAAGTACATGGCGGAGAACAAGCTGATGTAA
- a CDS encoding Fur family transcriptional regulator, translated as MRYLAENGVKPSVQRVAVMEYLLTHKTHPTADEIFSALYPRIPTLSRTTVYNTLNRLAEQGAILSLDIDREKTRYDGDTFFHGHFLCRRCGKIEDIPVGNPGYVREMVPAGTRVTDIQLLYKGLCAECGKKNDN; from the coding sequence ATGCGCTACCTCGCGGAAAACGGGGTGAAGCCTTCGGTGCAGCGGGTGGCGGTCATGGAATACCTCCTGACCCACAAGACGCATCCTACGGCGGACGAGATCTTCTCGGCGCTCTATCCCCGGATACCGACCCTCTCGCGCACGACGGTCTACAATACGCTGAACCGTCTGGCCGAACAGGGGGCGATCCTTTCGCTGGACATCGATCGGGAAAAGACCCGCTACGACGGGGACACCTTTTTCCACGGCCATTTCCTGTGCCGCAGGTGCGGGAAGATTGAGGACATTCCCGTCGGGAATCCGGGCTATGTGAGGGAGATGGTTCCGGCGGGCACCCGTGTGACGGATATTCAGTTGCTGTACAAGGGGCTCTGCGCCGAGTGTGGCAAAAAGAACGATAACTAA